ATAATGGACTGGAAAGACAGAACTACTTGTGTATTGTTTGGTGATGGTGCTGGAGCCTGTGTGTTGGAAAGATGTGAAGAAGGTCTAGGAATACTATCTTATAAATTAGGAGCAGATGGTAAAAATGGACATTTTTTAACTCAACCGGCAGGTGGTTCTAGGATGCCAGCTTCTATTGAAACAGTAAATAATAGACTTCATTATATACACATGGATGGAAGGGAAGTTTTTAAATTTGCTGTAAGAGCTATGGAGAAGGCATCTGTTGAGGCTTTAAAAGAAGTAAATATGGAACTAGGGGATATAGATTTTTTAATTCCTCATCAAGCTAATATTAGGATAATCAATTCTGCAGCCAAAAGATTAAAGGTACCAAAGGATAGAGTGTATGTAAATTTAGATCGCTATGGAAATATGTCCTCTGCTTCTATACCTGTAGCTTTAGATGAAGCTTATAGAGAAGGACTTATAAAGAAAGGTGATAATATACTTATGGTAGCATTTGGAGCAGGATTAACTTGGGCATCAGTAATATTAAAATGGGCAAAGTGATGGAGGTATCATGTATGTTTTATACTAGAGTATGTGAAGTATTAAATATTAAATATCCAATTTTACAAGGCGGAATGGCTTGGGCTGCTACTCATGAATTAGCTCAAGGAGTATCCAATGCAGGAGGGTTAGGAGTTATAGCTGCAGGGAATGCACCAAAAGAAATAGTAAAAAAGGAAATAGAAAATATACGCAAAAATACAGATAAACCTTTTGGAGTTAATATAATGCTTATGTCTCCCTTTGCAGAGGATATTATAGATTTAGTATGTGAAGAAAGAGTACCCGTTGTAACTACGGGTGCAGGAAATCCAGGAAAATATATGGAAAGATTTAAACAAGCTGGGATAAAAGTTATACCTGTAGTGCCTACAGTGGCTTTAGCTAGAAGACTTGAAAGGGAAGGCGCTGATGCTTTAATTGTGGAAGGAACAGAAGCAGGTGGACATATTGGAGAATTAACCACTATGGCTATAGTTCCTCAGGTTGTTGATGCAGTGGATATTCCAGTTATTGCAGCAGGAGGTATTGCTGATGGTAGAGGATTTTTAGCTGCTTTATCCTTGGGAGCAGAAGGAGTTCAAATGGGTACTAGATTTGTTTGTTCTACTGAATGTATAGCTCATAAAAATTATAAAGAAAGAATAATAAAAGCTAAGGATAGGGAAGCAATAGTTACAGGTAGAAGTACTGGTTATCCTGTAAGAGTATTGAAGAATAAATTTACACGGGAATATTTAGAATTGGAAAAGAAAGGAGTTCCCTTCGAGGAATTAGAAAAGTTAGGAGCAGGAAGATTAAGATTAGCTGTAATGGAAGGGGACATGGACAATGGTTCAGTAATGGCAGGACAAATTTCTGGATTAATAAAGGATATTAAGACATGTGAAGAAATAATAAGTAATATAATAGAAGAGGCAGAAGAAAATTTAGACAGATTAAATAAATTAAAAAGGGGTGAATAATATGGGAAAGACAGCTTTCATTTTTCCAGGTCAAGGTGCTCAGTTTGTTGGTATGGGAAAGGACTTTTATGATAACTTTTCTGTTGCTAGAGAAGTATTTGATATAGCAGATGAAAGTTTAGGTAAATATATAAGTAAATTATGTTTTGAAGGACCTGATGAAGAACTTGTAAAGACTGAAAATACGCAACCAGCAATTCTTGCTACTAGCATTGCTATATATAAGGCACTTCAGCAGGAAGGTGTGGATTTTGAGTATGCTGCAGGTTTGAGCTTAGGTGAATATACTGCCCTTGTTAGTGCTAATGCTCTTGAACTTGAAGAAGCTCTTCCTTTAGTACAAAAAAGAGGGAAGTTAATGCAGGAAGCTGTTCCTTTAGGAAAAGGTGGTATGGCAGCTGTATTAGGACTTGAAAAGGACAAAGTAGAGGAAGCTATAAATAAAGTAAAGGATTTTGGTGTAGTGGAAATAGCCAATTATAATTGTCCTGGTCAAATAGTTATATCGGGAGAGAGAGATGTATTAAAATTAGCAGCAGAAGAAGCGAAAAAACTGGGAGCCAAAAAGATAGTTTTTTTACCAGTGAGTGCTCCATTCCATTGTAGTTTATTACAGCCTGCAGGAGAAAGATTGAAAGAGGAGTTAAAAAAGGTTAAAATAAATGATTTGAATAAGGTAGTTGTAGCAAATGTGGATGCAAAACCAATAAAGGATAAAGAAGAAGTTCCTCCTCGCCTTATACGCCAAGTAAGTAATTCTGTATTATGGTGTGATTCTGTAAATACAATGATTGACAATGGAGTGGATACATTTGTTGAAGTAGGTCCAGGAAAGAGCTTAACAGGATTTGTAAAGAGAACTGCTAAAGCAAGAGGAGTACAAGTAAATACTTTAAATATAAGTAATATAGATGATTTTAAAGAGGCTTGTGAATTTTTAAGTAGAGAGGGGTAATTTAATATAATGGGAAATAAGGTAGCATTAATTACAGGTGGAACAAGAGGTATAGGACGGGCTATTGCCCTAAAACTTTCAGAAGAAGGATATAATATAGCTATAAGCTATATAAATAATGATAAAAAAGCACAGGAGGTGATACATGAGATAGAGAAGAATAATGTAAATGCACTAGCTATAAAGGCTGATGTATCCAAAGAAGAAGAAGTAAATAATATGATAAAATTAATAAAAAAAGAAATGGGAAACATAGATGTATTAGTAAACAATGCAGGAATTACAAGGGATAATTTACTTATTAGGATGAAAACAGAAGATTGGGATCAAGTTATGGATACTAATTTAAAAGGAGTATTTTTATGTACTAAAGCAGTAGTAAGAGGAATGATGAAGAAAAAATATGGGAAAATAGTAAATATTGCATCTGTAGTAGGTATATCTGGTAATGTAGGTCAAGCAAATTATAGTGCTTCAAAGGCAGGTGTTATTGGATTTACAAGATCCATAGCTAAAGAATTAGGAAGCAGAGGGATAAATGTAAATGCAGTAGCCCCTGGCTTTATAGAAACAGATATGACACAAGAACTAGAAGATAAAATAAAGGATGAAA
This portion of the Keratinibaculum paraultunense genome encodes:
- a CDS encoding beta-ketoacyl-ACP synthase III, whose amino-acid sequence is MNYATYVGITGIGSAVPDKVITNDDLSKIVDTSDEWIRTRTGIRERRIVEDDIATSDLCTEAAEKALKDAKVDPKDIDLIIVATVTPDMAFPSTACIVQKNLGAINAAAFDMSVGCSGFLYGLATGINFIKTGAYEKVLVIGSEVLSKIMDWKDRTTCVLFGDGAGACVLERCEEGLGILSYKLGADGKNGHFLTQPAGGSRMPASIETVNNRLHYIHMDGREVFKFAVRAMEKASVEALKEVNMELGDIDFLIPHQANIRIINSAAKRLKVPKDRVYVNLDRYGNMSSASIPVALDEAYREGLIKKGDNILMVAFGAGLTWASVILKWAK
- the fabK gene encoding enoyl-[acyl-carrier-protein] reductase FabK; amino-acid sequence: MFYTRVCEVLNIKYPILQGGMAWAATHELAQGVSNAGGLGVIAAGNAPKEIVKKEIENIRKNTDKPFGVNIMLMSPFAEDIIDLVCEERVPVVTTGAGNPGKYMERFKQAGIKVIPVVPTVALARRLEREGADALIVEGTEAGGHIGELTTMAIVPQVVDAVDIPVIAAGGIADGRGFLAALSLGAEGVQMGTRFVCSTECIAHKNYKERIIKAKDREAIVTGRSTGYPVRVLKNKFTREYLELEKKGVPFEELEKLGAGRLRLAVMEGDMDNGSVMAGQISGLIKDIKTCEEIISNIIEEAEENLDRLNKLKRGE
- the fabD gene encoding ACP S-malonyltransferase, translated to MGKTAFIFPGQGAQFVGMGKDFYDNFSVAREVFDIADESLGKYISKLCFEGPDEELVKTENTQPAILATSIAIYKALQQEGVDFEYAAGLSLGEYTALVSANALELEEALPLVQKRGKLMQEAVPLGKGGMAAVLGLEKDKVEEAINKVKDFGVVEIANYNCPGQIVISGERDVLKLAAEEAKKLGAKKIVFLPVSAPFHCSLLQPAGERLKEELKKVKINDLNKVVVANVDAKPIKDKEEVPPRLIRQVSNSVLWCDSVNTMIDNGVDTFVEVGPGKSLTGFVKRTAKARGVQVNTLNISNIDDFKEACEFLSREG
- the fabG gene encoding 3-oxoacyl-[acyl-carrier-protein] reductase; the protein is MGNKVALITGGTRGIGRAIALKLSEEGYNIAISYINNDKKAQEVIHEIEKNNVNALAIKADVSKEEEVNNMIKLIKKEMGNIDVLVNNAGITRDNLLIRMKTEDWDQVMDTNLKGVFLCTKAVVRGMMKKKYGKIVNIASVVGISGNVGQANYSASKAGVIGFTRSIAKELGSRGINVNAVAPGFIETDMTQELEDKIKDEMIKSIPLNRAGKPEDVANLVVFLCSEKADYITGQVIQVDGGMLI